One Spirochaetota bacterium genomic window, TTATCTTCAATATCTGAAGCCGCAAGGTCTTCTATAAATTGATCCACAATTGATTCAATTTTTAATTCCACACCTTCATTGCGCCCAACCAGCAAACGGACATCCTTTCCTTTGAGAAGGGTACGGAGTAAATTATAGCCTGATGGTTCAAAATATGCAGTGGCAATTCTTACAACTTTTGCATCCTTCAATGCATTGTGTATGCATTGCAATGCCATGCCAGATCCAAAAAAACGATTTAACATTTTATTTTCCATATCTTTTCTACAAAAACTATTTTCTTAATATGTAATGTAATATCTTCTTTTCCAAGAGTAACGATGGTTGCCCAGTCCCTCTTATTTAACCCTTACCTTTCTTGGCGACAGCTTTTGGTATTATTCTTTGATAGCGTGCAATAGTAAAGCTTCACAACTGTTACCGCAGTGCACGCATGCTGTTGTATATGTGATTGAATACTACGAGATCTATTATTTCAAAAACAAAAATTTTTATTTTTCTACTACATGCCACATCAATTGCCTTTAAATCTTTTTTCTATAACGATTTTTTAAAGTAAAACTTTATACAAACATCATTTTCATGCATTATAAATGCAATGAAAATGTAAGCATAAAGTGTAATATGAAAAAATGTAGTCGTGTAATAAAAATTTATCTGAATCTTGCACAATAAATTTAAAAATTAGAACACAAAACTGTAAAAACAGCAAAAAAAAGCTTTACTTTTATAAAGAAATAATATATCATATATCGATATCGATATAATTCTCTAGTATAATTATTCATTAATTTGGAATGTGTGTTTTTTAATGTTATTGGGTAATCGAATACTTGCATTATTCTAGATGAAATATTTTTATTGTTATATAGGTCAGCAATTTTTACAACAACAGAAAATTATTTATTTGTAAAACTTACAGTGTAAAAGCTGTAAAAGTAATAATTAAGTATCAAAGGAGGGTTAAGCATGAAAAAAATATTAATAGTAATTGCTCTTATTATCGCTGCACTTATAGCAGTTGATGCATATCTATCGCATATTACATATAATTATAATCCCAAAAAGCTTCCTGCTACATTTGATGAATACTACCAAACAAAACTTAAAGAAAGCAAAGAAAAAGGGGTTCGCCCTAACAATGAAGAAAAACTTTTGAAGTTTGCTCCAAAAACAAAAATAGCAATGCTCTACATTCACGGATATGGAGCCTCACGTGGTGAAGGCCAATTTGTCATAGATACTATCGCTAAAAAATTGCAGTACAATACTTACTACTTGCGTTTACCGGGCCATGGCACCAATATGGATGATCATAAAAAAACAGAATATTATCAGATCTTGGACACTGCCATTGAAGCAGCCCAGATGGCAAAGCTTTTGGGTGAAAAGCTTGTAATTATTGGTACAAGCATGGGTGGTACCATTGCAACGTATATTGCAGCACAGCATCCAGATATACCAGATGCCATTATATTAGTATCACCTTTTTACCGGTTTGCAAATCCAGTTGGCAATGCATTATTTTTTAGGCCATTTTTTAAAACTGTGTTGCTCTTTACTACATACCGTGAGCGCAAAGATCCTTATGATGATCCAAACGATAACTGGACCATGTATTGGTACGCAAAAAATTACTGGGCTTCACTTCACTCATTGCTGGACTTGGCAGATTTAATTGCACATGATGATACTTACAAAAAAGTATCATGTCCAGTATTGTTGCTCTATTATTATAAAGACAAAGAACATAAAGATGGCTCAGCTCAGGTGGAAGCCATGCTGAAAGCGTATGATACATTTAATAATGGGCACCCCAATCCTTTGAGCAGAAAAGTAGCAATAGAAAATGGCGATCATGTATTATTGTCAAAGTATGTGAAATCTGATTGGGATAAAGCAGAAAAAGCTATCACAGTGTTCTTACATGACCTTGCAAAGAATTAATTGCTTTTACCATATACCATGAATTATTCTTTAAATTTACCTTATACCCCTTTCCTTAAAAAAGGAAAGGGGAAGCAAATCTCCACTAACAGTAGCAAAACATGAAGCCATGTTATATCCAAACTTATTGATAAAACATTTATTACAAAAACGTTACATGTATATTTCTTCCATGTTAAATATCCCCATTACGTCTTTAGTGAAACTACCCAGTTGTTGACAGCATACCTTTTTGTTACAAATATAAAAAAAACGCACAAAAATGTGCGTTGTAAAATAATAATTATTTTAAAAGGAGTTCATTATGAGTAGACGTGCCC contains:
- a CDS encoding alpha/beta hydrolase; its protein translation is MKKILIVIALIIAALIAVDAYLSHITYNYNPKKLPATFDEYYQTKLKESKEKGVRPNNEEKLLKFAPKTKIAMLYIHGYGASRGEGQFVIDTIAKKLQYNTYYLRLPGHGTNMDDHKKTEYYQILDTAIEAAQMAKLLGEKLVIIGTSMGGTIATYIAAQHPDIPDAIILVSPFYRFANPVGNALFFRPFFKTVLLFTTYRERKDPYDDPNDNWTMYWYAKNYWASLHSLLDLADLIAHDDTYKKVSCPVLLLYYYKDKEHKDGSAQVEAMLKAYDTFNNGHPNPLSRKVAIENGDHVLLSKYVKSDWDKAEKAITVFLHDLAKN